Proteins co-encoded in one Candidatus Eisenbacteria bacterium genomic window:
- a CDS encoding PAS domain S-box protein, protein MAPAFASDGWTIPPWAWVPILLALGACAWLWARRGRPPRPSRSPIGPVANTRVLPERVIEDAADAILLLDREGKIRLWNRGAVETFGYSRAEAVGRSYDLILPEGTPLETSLVDALADPGAVRDLRTQRRRRDGGLVEVSLTRSKVRTPDGEAIGEVEVLRDITSQRVLDREMVLTEKMAAVGKIASKVVHEIRNPLGSINLNVDLLLDGLEEAETPEVEEAREILQTIKRETKRLSQITDEYLQFSRMPQPTGAREDLNSVILGLADFLRPELRRSGIRLVLNLDDDHPRVSCDGRLVRQVVLNLIRNAMEVVPPRSGQVMVVTKATRDAGEIEIDDNGPGIPQEILPRIFDPFFTTKQDGTGLGLAVVRQIVEEHGGSVSCSSVPDKGTTFRIRLPLAAP, encoded by the coding sequence ATGGCGCCTGCGTTCGCGAGCGACGGATGGACGATCCCGCCCTGGGCATGGGTCCCGATCCTTCTGGCTCTCGGCGCCTGCGCCTGGCTCTGGGCGCGCCGGGGACGGCCGCCCCGTCCAAGCCGCAGTCCGATCGGGCCTGTCGCGAACACGCGCGTCCTTCCGGAGAGGGTGATCGAGGACGCGGCGGACGCGATCCTCCTGCTCGACCGCGAGGGGAAGATCCGCCTGTGGAACCGAGGGGCGGTCGAGACCTTCGGCTACTCCCGGGCCGAGGCGGTCGGCCGGTCGTACGATCTCATCCTTCCGGAAGGGACTCCGCTCGAGACGAGCCTTGTCGATGCGCTTGCCGATCCCGGCGCGGTGCGGGACCTCCGGACGCAGCGGCGCCGGCGCGACGGCGGTCTGGTCGAGGTCTCCCTCACCCGCTCGAAGGTCCGCACGCCTGACGGGGAGGCGATCGGAGAGGTGGAGGTTCTGAGGGACATCACCAGCCAGCGCGTCTTGGACAGGGAGATGGTCCTCACCGAGAAGATGGCGGCGGTCGGGAAGATCGCGTCCAAGGTCGTCCATGAGATCAGGAATCCGCTGGGCTCCATCAACCTGAACGTCGATCTGCTCCTAGACGGTCTGGAGGAGGCAGAGACGCCGGAAGTCGAGGAGGCGCGCGAGATCCTGCAGACCATCAAGCGCGAGACGAAGCGGCTCAGCCAGATAACCGACGAGTACCTTCAATTCTCGAGGATGCCTCAGCCGACGGGGGCGCGCGAGGACCTCAATAGCGTCATCCTCGGACTGGCCGACTTCCTGCGGCCGGAGCTGCGCCGCAGTGGAATCCGGCTGGTGCTCAACTTGGACGACGATCACCCGCGCGTGTCCTGCGACGGCAGGCTGGTGCGGCAGGTCGTTCTCAATCTGATCCGCAACGCGATGGAAGTCGTGCCTCCCCGGAGCGGACAGGTCATGGTGGTGACGAAGGCGACCCGCGACGCGGGGGAGATCGAGATCGACGACAACGGCCCCGGGATTCCTCAGGAGATTCTGCCGAGGATCTTCGATCCGTTCTTCACGACGAAGCAGGACGGCACGGGGCTGGGCCTCGCCGTCGTGCGGCAGATCGTCGAGGAGCACGGGGGATCGGTCAGCTGCTCTTCGGTCCCCGACAAGGGGACGACCTTCCGGATCCGCCTTCCGCTCGCGGCCCCGTGA